A stretch of the Archangium violaceum genome encodes the following:
- a CDS encoding Fis family transcriptional regulator: MANRASVLLSGGTEDERRTWAAAAARNFFQEGPLVEVRQTEQVGEALKKTRGVVFIPDVARISFIAQGLIVRCLQTQEERPKIVVGLSGAVEHARSRGTLREDLLYRLHLAQVDLSVDGMREVIAQRRAQLAAEEAARKAEAERLAAEKAAKMKAAGISVKSASRMRSKVAPRATSPKVTRR, encoded by the coding sequence GTGGCGAACCGTGCTTCGGTGCTGTTGAGCGGAGGCACGGAGGACGAGCGGCGCACGTGGGCGGCGGCGGCGGCGAGGAACTTTTTCCAGGAGGGCCCGTTGGTGGAGGTCCGCCAGACCGAGCAGGTCGGCGAGGCCCTCAAGAAGACGCGCGGGGTGGTGTTCATCCCCGACGTGGCGCGCATCAGCTTCATCGCCCAGGGGCTCATCGTCCGCTGCCTCCAGACGCAGGAGGAGCGGCCCAAGATCGTCGTGGGCCTGTCGGGCGCCGTGGAGCACGCGCGCAGCCGGGGCACCCTGCGTGAGGATCTGCTCTACCGCCTGCACCTGGCGCAGGTGGACCTCTCCGTGGACGGCATGCGCGAGGTGATTGCCCAGCGCCGCGCGCAGCTCGCCGCCGAGGAGGCCGCCCGCAAGGCCGAGGCCGAGCGGCTCGCCGCCGAGAAGGCCGCGAAGATGAAGGCCGCCGGCATCTCGGTGAAGAGCGCGTCGCGCATGCGCAGCAAGGTGGCCCCTCGCGCCACCTCGCCCAAGGTCACGCGCAGGTAA
- a CDS encoding SCO family protein, with protein sequence MSTDVQTSSVPAPRSANRFLWVALASAACLLALVVGLLRPRQETLERYGRLPAFSFTRQDGQPFGLKQLEGRPWVANFIFTRCPTICPVFTQKMARLQKQTADIGGELALVSFSVDPKYDTPERLTAYAAKHGADPARWSFLTGDYEQLKQTVVGGFKMAMGREGDDENDIASIFHGSHFVLVDRTGEIRGYYNSEHDDDVERLRRDAERLVRSGE encoded by the coding sequence ATGTCCACCGACGTCCAGACCTCGTCCGTCCCCGCGCCGCGCTCCGCGAACCGCTTCCTGTGGGTGGCCCTGGCCTCCGCCGCGTGCCTGTTGGCGCTGGTGGTGGGCCTGTTGCGCCCCCGGCAGGAGACGCTGGAGCGCTACGGCCGGCTCCCGGCCTTCTCCTTCACGCGCCAGGACGGCCAGCCCTTCGGCTTGAAGCAGCTCGAGGGCCGCCCCTGGGTGGCCAACTTCATCTTCACCCGCTGCCCCACCATCTGCCCCGTCTTCACGCAGAAGATGGCGCGCCTGCAGAAGCAGACGGCGGACATCGGCGGCGAGCTCGCGCTCGTCTCCTTCTCGGTGGACCCGAAGTACGACACCCCCGAGCGCCTCACCGCCTACGCCGCGAAGCACGGCGCGGACCCCGCCCGCTGGAGCTTCCTCACCGGCGACTACGAGCAGCTCAAGCAGACCGTCGTCGGCGGCTTCAAGATGGCGATGGGCCGCGAGGGCGATGACGAGAACGACATCGCCAGCATCTTCCACGGCTCGCACTTCGTGCTGGTGGACCGCACCGGCGAAATCCGCGGCTACTACAACAGCGAGCACGACGACGACGTGGAGCGGCTGCGGCGCGACGCCGAGCGGCTGGTGCGCAGCGGCGAGTAG
- a CDS encoding PAS domain-containing protein yields the protein MAKLETPRTPTGGPEPRGPSGFDPLLDGVTDGILVVDGAWRLVWLNAVFERLLGRSREQLLGQELWTALPEVAESAFAPAWRRAMEVRTLVSLEEFFGPAGVWLEARAFPSGEGLVVFSRDVTERRLAENERVRLLSSEQAARTAVEDERARFQEMLMLAPASVCITRGPEHRFVFSNLLHRRFHGSRDMVGQAAREALPELEGQGVFEVMDKVYTSGNPYVGRARSVRVPRPGTAQSEEMYFDIAYHPQRDAAGRVEGVAIFAYDVTDLVRSRRTAEALARDLGYSEERFRSLVTATSDIIWATPPSGEFVEELPGWSAFTGQTREELLGWGWLDAVHPEDRERTVRAWEEALSTRTPFHLEHRLRHLDGTYRHMLARAVPVLEEDGSVREWVGAHRDVTRQRQGEAELERLLAREQRHSVQLQGLASAALVISEADSIEHVLKAITEQAREVIGAHQAFTSLTLEGNWARAIHASSVSDRYAAWRDWSEPPEGTGIYSWVCRLNLPMRLTQAELESHPAWRGFGRHTTKHPPLRGWLAAPLVGRDGRNLGLIQLSDRHEGDFSSEDEAILVQLARMASVAIENTRLMAETQAANRAKDEFLAVMSHELRTPLTAVLGWTQMLRSRQNDARAVEKGLAVIERNARTLAQLIEDVLDVSRIITGKLTLHRRGVELVGVVQAAVEVVRPHAEQKGVSLSLEVDVGGSGTAMLVGDPGRLQQVCWNLLVNAVKFTPAGGRVLIRVDRDERELRVRVTDSGKGIRADWLPHLFERFWQADGSATREHGGLGLGLAIVHHLVGLHGGSVRAESAGEGKGATFTVLLPVPAVLPEVRTEALPGAEAQVPGVKLDGVSVLLVEDAADARELIALMLRERGAVVDTASTAAEAMERLKVAMPDVLVSDIGLPGEDGHALLRKVRAWAEASDQWVPAIALTAYAGAEDARRAYRAGFQVHLAKPLEPATLIEAVARLAGRDDAGARTG from the coding sequence ATGGCCAAACTCGAGACGCCAAGAACTCCGACTGGGGGGCCGGAGCCGCGGGGCCCTTCGGGGTTCGATCCGCTCCTCGATGGCGTCACCGACGGCATCCTCGTGGTGGATGGGGCCTGGCGGCTGGTGTGGCTCAACGCCGTGTTCGAGCGGCTGCTGGGCCGCTCGCGCGAGCAACTGCTGGGGCAGGAGCTGTGGACGGCGCTGCCGGAGGTGGCGGAGAGCGCCTTCGCCCCGGCCTGGCGCCGCGCCATGGAGGTGCGCACGCTGGTGTCGCTGGAGGAGTTCTTCGGGCCCGCGGGCGTGTGGCTGGAGGCGCGGGCGTTCCCCTCGGGCGAGGGGCTCGTCGTCTTCAGCCGGGACGTGACGGAGCGGCGGCTGGCGGAGAACGAGCGGGTGCGGCTGTTGTCCTCGGAGCAGGCGGCGCGCACCGCCGTCGAGGACGAGCGCGCCCGCTTCCAGGAGATGCTGATGCTGGCGCCCGCCTCCGTCTGCATCACCCGGGGCCCCGAGCACCGCTTCGTCTTCTCCAACCTCCTGCACCGGCGCTTCCATGGGAGCCGGGACATGGTGGGCCAGGCCGCGCGCGAGGCCCTGCCCGAGCTGGAGGGCCAGGGCGTCTTCGAGGTGATGGACAAGGTGTACACCTCCGGCAACCCGTACGTGGGGCGCGCCCGGTCGGTGAGGGTGCCGCGTCCGGGCACCGCGCAGTCGGAGGAGATGTACTTCGACATCGCCTACCACCCGCAGCGCGACGCCGCCGGGCGGGTGGAGGGCGTGGCCATCTTCGCCTACGACGTGACGGACCTGGTGCGCTCGCGCCGCACCGCGGAGGCGCTGGCGCGAGACCTGGGCTACAGCGAGGAGCGCTTCCGCTCGCTGGTGACGGCGACGTCGGACATCATCTGGGCCACGCCGCCCTCGGGCGAGTTCGTCGAGGAGCTGCCGGGCTGGAGCGCCTTCACCGGGCAGACGCGCGAGGAGCTGCTCGGCTGGGGCTGGTTGGACGCCGTGCACCCGGAGGACCGGGAGCGCACCGTGCGGGCCTGGGAGGAGGCGCTCTCCACGCGCACGCCCTTCCACCTGGAGCACCGGTTGCGCCACCTGGATGGGACGTACCGCCACATGCTGGCGCGCGCGGTGCCGGTGCTGGAGGAGGACGGCTCGGTGCGCGAGTGGGTGGGCGCCCACCGGGATGTGACCCGCCAGCGCCAGGGCGAGGCCGAGCTGGAGCGTCTGCTCGCGCGCGAGCAGCGCCACTCCGTGCAGTTGCAGGGGTTGGCCAGCGCCGCGCTCGTCATCAGCGAGGCGGACTCCATCGAGCACGTGCTCAAGGCCATCACCGAGCAGGCCCGCGAGGTGATTGGCGCGCACCAGGCCTTCACCAGCCTGACGTTGGAGGGGAACTGGGCGCGGGCCATTCATGCCTCGTCCGTGTCGGACAGGTATGCCGCGTGGCGGGACTGGAGCGAGCCGCCGGAGGGCACGGGCATCTACTCGTGGGTGTGCCGGCTGAACCTGCCCATGCGGCTGACGCAGGCGGAGCTGGAATCGCACCCGGCCTGGCGTGGCTTCGGCCGGCACACGACGAAGCATCCGCCGCTGCGGGGCTGGCTGGCGGCGCCGCTGGTGGGGCGTGACGGGCGCAACCTGGGCCTCATCCAGCTGTCGGATCGCCACGAGGGCGACTTCAGCTCCGAGGACGAGGCCATCCTCGTGCAGCTGGCGCGCATGGCCTCGGTGGCCATCGAGAACACGCGGTTGATGGCGGAGACGCAGGCGGCCAACCGCGCCAAGGACGAGTTCCTCGCGGTGATGAGCCACGAGCTGCGCACGCCCCTGACGGCGGTGCTGGGTTGGACGCAGATGCTGCGCAGCCGGCAGAACGACGCGCGGGCGGTGGAGAAGGGGCTGGCCGTCATCGAGCGCAACGCGCGCACGCTGGCGCAGCTGATTGAAGACGTGCTGGACGTGTCGCGCATCATCACGGGCAAGCTGACGCTGCACCGGCGGGGCGTGGAGCTGGTGGGGGTGGTGCAGGCGGCGGTGGAGGTGGTGCGGCCGCACGCGGAGCAGAAGGGGGTGTCGCTGTCGCTCGAGGTGGACGTGGGCGGCAGTGGCACGGCGATGCTGGTGGGGGACCCGGGGCGGTTGCAGCAGGTGTGCTGGAACCTGCTGGTGAACGCGGTGAAGTTCACTCCGGCGGGAGGGCGGGTGCTCATCCGGGTGGACCGCGACGAGCGCGAGCTGCGGGTGCGGGTGACGGACTCGGGGAAGGGGATTCGCGCGGACTGGCTGCCGCACCTCTTCGAGCGCTTCTGGCAGGCGGATGGCTCGGCGACGCGCGAGCACGGCGGGCTGGGGTTGGGCCTGGCCATCGTGCACCACCTGGTGGGGCTGCACGGGGGGAGCGTGCGGGCGGAGAGCGCGGGGGAGGGGAAGGGCGCCACCTTCACGGTGCTGCTGCCGGTGCCGGCGGTGTTGCCCGAGGTCCGCACGGAGGCCCTGCCGGGCGCGGAGGCCCAGGTGCCGGGCGTGAAGCTGGACGGGGTGTCGGTGCTGCTGGTGGAGGACGCGGCGGACGCGCGCGAGTTGATCGCCCTCATGCTGCGCGAGCGGGGCGCGGTGGTGGACACGGCGAGCACCGCGGCCGAGGCGATGGAGCGGCTGAAGGTGGCGATGCCGGACGTGCTGGTGTCGGACATCGGCCTGCCGGGGGAGGACGGGCACGCGCTGCTGAGGAAGGTGCGGGCCTGGGCCGAGGCGAGTGACCAATGGGTGCCAGCGATTGCGCTCACGGCGTACGCGGGCGCGGAGGACGCGCGGCGGGCCTACCGCGCGGGCTTCCAGGTGCACCTGGCCAAGCCGCTGGAGCCGGCGACGCTCATCGAGGCGGTGGCGCGGCTCGCCGGGCGCGACGACGCGGGCGCGCGGACGGGGTGA
- a CDS encoding LysM peptidoglycan-binding domain-containing protein has translation MSTYSVRRGDTLSELAKKFRTSVDALAKSNNIKNPNNIQVGQRLNVPGGSSTQASGSSAKSYTVRSGDTLGEIAKRFGTSVNTLAKANNISNPNRIFVGQKLNVPGGSSTQASGSSARSYTVRSGDTLGEIAKRFGTSVNTLAKANNISNPNRISVGQKLTIPGGGGSSTSRPGNSSDGFDPTPSTGGSGGTGGVRGPVRDDDGRTFNVSADGTPKFRQGDAQWGGRALGSGSSISAAGCAMASTAMAISKISGQVINPGELDAYLDKNGGYSGNAIVWGQAARMAGLGASKPGWSLGTINKQIDAGRPVVIGVDYKAGSNGGGNGTDHWITVTHRKGDTYYANDPATGEEIALKLQGNRLVGGPKGYKSTGELVTFSGGNPNPGTAPAGGGAPVVSNPSTGGGSLNGVSVPTETLRRGESGEAVRKLQSALVKAGHMTQAEMNTGPGTFGPKTESALKAFQRAHGLSADGVYGARTRAAFEKLGAKASGSSGPGPVVGPTEPGGSSGGVSLAQLRKIMPNLSQAKAEQYLPHLNRAMAEAGINTPKRQAAFLAQLAHESGEFRYMEEIASGAAYEGRRDLGNTQPGDGVRFKGRGPIQLTGRANYRAAGQALGIDLENNPKRAADPDVGFRTAAWFWNSRNLNSYADAGNFREVTRRINGGYNGLASREAYYHRALGVLS, from the coding sequence GTGAGCACCTATTCCGTTCGTCGTGGCGACACTCTGTCCGAGCTCGCCAAGAAATTCCGTACCTCGGTGGACGCGCTCGCCAAGAGCAACAACATCAAGAACCCGAACAACATCCAGGTCGGCCAGAGGCTCAACGTCCCCGGCGGCTCGAGCACCCAGGCCAGCGGCTCGTCCGCCAAGAGCTACACCGTGCGCTCCGGGGACACCCTCGGTGAGATCGCCAAACGCTTCGGCACCAGCGTGAACACGCTCGCCAAGGCCAACAACATCAGCAACCCCAACCGCATCTTCGTCGGGCAGAAGCTCAACGTCCCCGGCGGCTCGAGCACCCAGGCCAGCGGCTCGTCCGCCAGGAGCTACACCGTGCGCTCCGGGGACACCCTCGGTGAGATCGCCAAGCGCTTCGGCACCAGCGTGAACACGCTCGCCAAGGCCAACAACATCAGCAACCCCAACCGCATCTCCGTCGGGCAGAAGCTGACCATCCCCGGCGGCGGGGGCTCCTCGACCTCCAGGCCTGGCAACTCCTCCGACGGCTTCGATCCCACGCCTTCCACGGGGGGCTCCGGTGGTACGGGCGGCGTTCGCGGCCCCGTGCGCGATGATGACGGCCGCACGTTCAACGTCTCCGCCGACGGCACCCCCAAGTTCCGTCAGGGCGATGCGCAGTGGGGCGGCCGCGCCCTGGGCTCGGGCAGCAGCATCTCCGCCGCCGGCTGCGCCATGGCGTCCACCGCCATGGCCATCAGCAAGATCTCCGGCCAGGTCATCAACCCGGGCGAGCTGGACGCGTACCTGGACAAGAATGGTGGTTACTCGGGGAACGCCATCGTCTGGGGTCAGGCCGCCAGGATGGCGGGGCTCGGCGCCAGCAAGCCCGGCTGGAGCCTGGGCACCATCAACAAGCAGATCGACGCCGGCCGCCCCGTCGTCATCGGCGTGGACTACAAGGCCGGCTCCAACGGTGGCGGCAACGGCACCGACCACTGGATTACCGTCACGCACCGCAAGGGCGACACCTACTACGCCAATGATCCGGCCACCGGCGAGGAGATCGCCCTCAAGCTCCAGGGCAACCGGCTCGTGGGCGGGCCCAAGGGCTACAAGAGCACCGGCGAGCTGGTGACGTTCTCCGGTGGCAACCCCAACCCGGGCACGGCGCCGGCCGGCGGCGGGGCTCCGGTGGTCTCCAACCCCTCCACGGGTGGCGGCTCCCTGAATGGCGTGAGCGTGCCGACCGAGACCCTGCGTCGCGGTGAGAGCGGCGAGGCGGTGAGGAAGCTCCAGTCCGCCCTGGTGAAGGCGGGCCACATGACCCAGGCCGAGATGAACACCGGCCCGGGCACCTTCGGGCCCAAGACCGAGTCGGCCCTCAAGGCGTTCCAGCGTGCCCATGGCCTCTCGGCCGACGGTGTCTACGGTGCCAGGACGCGCGCCGCCTTCGAGAAGCTCGGCGCCAAGGCCAGCGGCTCCTCCGGCCCCGGCCCCGTTGTCGGCCCGACCGAGCCCGGTGGCTCCTCGGGCGGCGTGTCGCTCGCGCAGCTGCGGAAGATCATGCCCAACCTGTCGCAGGCCAAGGCCGAGCAGTACCTGCCCCACCTCAACAGGGCCATGGCCGAGGCCGGCATCAACACCCCCAAGCGCCAGGCCGCCTTCCTCGCGCAGCTCGCGCACGAGAGCGGTGAGTTCCGCTACATGGAGGAGATCGCCTCCGGCGCCGCCTACGAGGGCCGCAGGGACCTGGGCAACACGCAGCCGGGCGACGGCGTGCGCTTCAAGGGCCGTGGTCCCATCCAGCTCACCGGCCGCGCCAACTACCGCGCCGCGGGCCAGGCGCTGGGAATCGACCTGGAGAACAACCCCAAGCGCGCCGCCGATCCGGACGTGGGCTTCCGCACCGCCGCCTGGTTCTGGAACAGCCGCAACCTGAACAGCTACGCGGACGCGGGCAACTTCCGCGAGGTCACCCGCCGCATCAACGGTGGCTACAACGGGCTCGCCAGCCGCGAGGCCTACTACCATCGCGCGCTCGGCGTGCTCAGCTGA
- a CDS encoding nuclear transport factor 2 family protein — translation MAMERAQRFVDALAKLEESGDLEPLVELFSDDAQVSNVAAHRTFHGKDGARQFWREYKGMLRQVKSTFRNMIEAGDRVALEWESNGTAHNGAAVDYGGVSIVEWDGDRIARFYAYFDPRVLGLELSQGNARRSEAPATAPA, via the coding sequence ATGGCGATGGAGCGAGCGCAGCGTTTCGTGGACGCACTGGCGAAGTTGGAGGAGAGCGGCGACCTGGAGCCCCTCGTGGAGCTCTTCAGTGATGACGCGCAGGTGAGCAACGTGGCCGCCCACCGCACCTTCCACGGGAAGGACGGAGCGCGTCAGTTCTGGCGCGAGTACAAGGGCATGCTGCGCCAGGTGAAGTCCACCTTCCGCAACATGATCGAAGCGGGTGACCGCGTGGCGCTGGAGTGGGAGTCCAACGGCACCGCGCACAACGGCGCGGCGGTGGACTACGGGGGTGTCTCCATCGTCGAGTGGGATGGCGACCGCATCGCGCGTTTCTACGCGTACTTCGACCCGCGGGTGCTGGGCCTGGAGCTGTCGCAGGGCAACGCGAGGCGCTCGGAGGCACCAGCCACCGCGCCAGCCTGA
- a CDS encoding CBS domain-containing protein has product MAQRHTEDGRSNGIPSGMPNAGERERERRAAEAPPGSRERSESDVTGWSNERDEPPEVRQGRFHRAAQLRMAQPRTEEGGPPPQDDTRDDVGPQRHHLFGRRRSAERVERAHPAPQGPYGRDDRAVDDAAGMGPGPRMGEQDRYHSLDADKPHREYREWERTGTGPQRSVDEERGPRGGERVSREVRGGYEQRRHEEREWEDRPGQRGGTGEVYSGLVGMGQPVPSRDETRRRSRWKREPLTAREIMTRHVKGVHLDSSLREVARVMKEEDCGIVPVVDERGRLCGVLTDRDLVIRTLAEGRPPDNMVARDIMTDDVEAVTPDEDIHSIIALMGRRQVRRVPVVERDDRLAGIISMADIATRADYDEELQEALDRISARRSFWSRLY; this is encoded by the coding sequence ATGGCTCAGAGACACACCGAGGATGGCCGGTCCAATGGCATTCCCAGTGGCATGCCCAACGCTGGAGAGCGCGAGCGCGAACGCCGCGCCGCGGAGGCCCCGCCGGGCTCCCGCGAGCGCTCCGAGTCCGACGTCACCGGCTGGAGCAACGAGCGGGACGAGCCCCCCGAGGTGCGCCAGGGCCGCTTCCACCGCGCCGCCCAGCTTCGCATGGCCCAGCCGCGAACCGAGGAGGGAGGCCCTCCGCCCCAGGACGACACGCGCGACGACGTGGGCCCCCAGCGGCACCACCTCTTCGGCCGGCGCCGCTCCGCCGAGCGTGTGGAGCGCGCCCACCCCGCCCCCCAGGGCCCCTATGGCCGGGATGATCGCGCGGTGGATGATGCCGCCGGGATGGGACCGGGGCCGCGGATGGGCGAGCAGGACCGGTACCACTCGCTGGACGCCGACAAGCCGCACCGGGAGTACCGTGAGTGGGAGCGCACCGGCACCGGGCCGCAACGGTCCGTCGACGAGGAACGCGGCCCGCGGGGTGGAGAGCGCGTGTCCCGCGAGGTGCGCGGCGGCTACGAGCAGCGGCGGCACGAGGAGCGGGAGTGGGAGGATCGCCCGGGGCAGCGGGGAGGCACGGGTGAGGTGTACTCGGGGCTGGTGGGCATGGGCCAGCCGGTGCCCTCGCGTGACGAGACGCGGCGCCGGAGCCGCTGGAAGCGCGAGCCGCTGACGGCCCGGGAAATCATGACGCGCCACGTGAAGGGCGTGCACCTCGACAGCAGCCTGCGCGAGGTGGCGCGCGTCATGAAGGAAGAGGACTGCGGCATCGTCCCCGTGGTGGACGAGCGCGGGCGGCTGTGTGGCGTGCTCACGGACCGGGACCTGGTCATCCGCACCCTGGCCGAGGGGCGGCCGCCGGACAACATGGTCGCCCGGGACATCATGACGGACGACGTGGAGGCGGTGACGCCGGACGAGGACATCCACAGCATCATCGCGCTGATGGGCCGCCGCCAGGTGCGCCGCGTCCCGGTGGTGGAGCGGGATGATCGGCTGGCGGGCATCATCTCGATGGCGGACATCGCCACGCGCGCCGACTACGACGAGGAGCTGCAGGAGGCGCTGGACCGCATCTCGGCGCGGCGCTCGTTCTGGAGCCGGCTCTACTAG
- a CDS encoding ArsA family ATPase: MSNLQSLLRDKRVLVLCGAGGVGKTTTAAALGVAAARAGRKVLVLTIDPARRLAEAMGMPEGGPEPTAIPPERLYEGREPGPGQLDVWMLDPRVVFERFVRRLSPTPEAARTILENRLYRFLSDLVAGMQEYAAAEALDNFLDEGRYELIVLDTPPSRHALDFLEAPGRLARFLDDRIVSLFLPEEKGRGGRLWRKTSQLLGNVLGSIFGEGFTQEMRAFLGAFSGLFSGIRLRADRLRSRLSSPDSAFLLVTSPEAASLDEAAFFRDMLHERGLPFAGYVLNRSWAREDGLSSPEALLRHVEDDHTARHGVEALIRLADQERARAEAHRGMLARLEEKLPAGAVAVAAPEAGGELEDFGGLVRLGEALAPS; encoded by the coding sequence ATGAGCAACCTCCAGTCGCTGCTGCGTGACAAGCGCGTCCTCGTGCTGTGCGGCGCGGGTGGCGTGGGAAAGACGACGACGGCGGCGGCGCTGGGCGTGGCCGCGGCGCGCGCGGGCCGCAAGGTGCTGGTGCTCACCATCGATCCGGCGCGGCGGCTCGCCGAGGCCATGGGCATGCCCGAGGGCGGCCCCGAGCCCACCGCCATTCCCCCCGAGCGCCTCTACGAGGGCCGCGAGCCCGGCCCGGGCCAGCTCGACGTGTGGATGTTGGACCCGCGCGTCGTCTTCGAGCGCTTCGTGCGGCGGCTGTCTCCCACGCCCGAGGCGGCGCGCACCATCCTGGAGAACCGCCTCTACCGCTTCCTGTCGGACCTGGTGGCGGGCATGCAGGAGTACGCCGCGGCCGAGGCCCTGGACAACTTCCTGGACGAGGGCCGTTACGAGCTCATCGTCCTGGACACGCCGCCGAGCCGCCACGCGCTGGACTTCCTGGAGGCGCCGGGCCGGCTGGCGCGCTTCCTGGATGATCGCATCGTCTCGCTCTTCCTCCCGGAGGAGAAGGGACGCGGGGGCCGGCTGTGGCGCAAGACGTCACAGCTGCTCGGCAACGTGCTGGGGAGCATCTTCGGCGAGGGCTTCACCCAGGAGATGAGGGCCTTCCTGGGCGCCTTCAGCGGGCTGTTCTCGGGCATCCGGCTGCGCGCGGATCGGCTGCGCTCGCGGCTGTCCTCGCCGGACTCGGCCTTCCTGCTGGTGACGTCGCCGGAGGCGGCCTCGCTGGACGAGGCGGCCTTCTTCCGGGACATGCTGCACGAGCGGGGACTGCCCTTCGCGGGCTACGTGCTCAACCGCAGCTGGGCGCGCGAGGACGGGCTGTCGTCCCCCGAGGCGCTGCTGCGGCACGTGGAGGACGACCACACGGCGCGCCACGGGGTGGAGGCGCTCATCCGCCTGGCCGACCAGGAGCGCGCCCGTGCCGAGGCCCACCGGGGCATGCTCGCGCGGCTCGAGGAGAAGCTGCCCGCGGGCGCCGTGGCGGTGGCCGCTCCCGAGGCCGGTGGCGAGTTGGAGGACTTCGGCGGCCTGGTGCGCCTGGGCGAGGCGCTCGCGCCCTCGTGA
- a CDS encoding ArsA-related P-loop ATPase produces MLDALWERRALLVSGKGGVGKTTLAAALARAAVTAGRKVLLAEVEVAPEDKDVPSPLAALVGTRASGAHVTEVSPGLSFVRLSPIEGQRLFLQDVLPIRLMADAAMRTRALRRFLEAAPALREMGILYQMLHFIRRTRPDGTPLYPLCILDLPATGHALAIAALPDTLLSVMPVGPIGRAVREGLTLLRDPHLTGALLVTLPEPLPVSETLELSTAIQRHRIPIAAGVLNRMPDNPFSPDGRAAVERLLDTHGPHLGQRALGRLDRARDAQARLAGNLPAPLLTVPELPVTGRELVERIATYLARPTPASPEAPSPGRAGARS; encoded by the coding sequence TTGCTGGACGCACTGTGGGAAAGGCGGGCACTGCTCGTCTCCGGGAAGGGAGGCGTTGGCAAGACGACCCTGGCGGCGGCGCTCGCGAGGGCGGCTGTCACCGCGGGCCGCAAGGTACTGCTCGCCGAGGTGGAGGTGGCCCCCGAGGACAAGGACGTCCCCTCGCCGCTGGCCGCCCTGGTGGGAACGCGCGCCTCCGGCGCTCATGTCACCGAGGTGTCTCCGGGCCTCTCCTTCGTCCGCCTGTCCCCCATCGAGGGCCAGCGCCTCTTCCTCCAGGACGTGCTGCCCATTCGCTTGATGGCCGACGCCGCCATGCGCACCCGCGCCCTGCGCCGCTTCCTCGAGGCGGCCCCCGCGCTCCGGGAGATGGGCATCCTCTACCAGATGCTCCACTTCATCCGCCGCACCCGGCCGGATGGCACTCCCCTCTACCCGCTGTGCATCCTGGACCTGCCGGCCACCGGCCACGCGCTCGCCATCGCCGCGCTCCCGGACACGCTGCTGTCCGTCATGCCCGTGGGGCCCATTGGCCGCGCGGTGCGCGAGGGGCTGACGCTGCTGAGGGACCCCCATCTCACGGGCGCCCTGCTCGTCACCCTGCCGGAGCCGCTGCCGGTGAGCGAGACGTTGGAGCTGTCCACCGCCATCCAGCGCCACCGCATCCCCATCGCCGCGGGCGTGCTCAACCGCATGCCGGACAATCCCTTCTCTCCGGATGGCCGGGCCGCCGTGGAGCGGCTGCTGGATACCCACGGGCCGCACCTGGGACAGCGCGCGCTGGGGCGGTTGGACCGGGCCCGTGACGCGCAGGCCCGGCTGGCGGGAAACCTCCCGGCCCCGCTCCTCACCGTTCCCGAGCTGCCCGTCACGGGGAGGGAGCTGGTGGAGCGGATCGCCACGTACCTCGCACGTCCCACCCCCGCTTCCCCTGAAGCGCCCTCTCCCGGGCGCGCCGGAGCCCGGTCATGA
- a CDS encoding class II aldolase/adducin family protein encodes MSGPGHLALREAMISTARKMNASGLNQGTSGNLSQRVEGGFLLTPTGMDYDTLVPEDIVLMRLDGSHEGRREPSSEWRIHRDILAGRPEVGAVLHAHSMFCTTLACVRRPIPSFHYMVAKAGGEDIRCAPYATFGTEELSRYAVEALEGRKACLLANHGMLALGADLEGAYKLAVEVETLAAMYWRALQVGEPVLLDKAEMARVLEKFKTYGQQPEPRG; translated from the coding sequence GTGAGCGGGCCCGGGCACCTCGCGCTGCGCGAGGCGATGATCTCGACGGCGCGGAAGATGAACGCGTCGGGGCTGAACCAGGGCACGAGCGGCAACCTGAGCCAGCGGGTGGAGGGCGGCTTCCTGCTCACGCCCACGGGGATGGACTACGACACGCTGGTGCCGGAGGACATCGTCCTGATGCGCCTCGACGGCAGCCACGAGGGCCGGCGCGAGCCATCGTCCGAGTGGCGCATCCACCGGGACATCCTGGCCGGGCGGCCCGAGGTGGGGGCGGTGCTGCACGCGCACTCGATGTTCTGCACGACGCTCGCGTGCGTGCGCCGGCCGATTCCGTCCTTCCACTACATGGTGGCGAAGGCGGGAGGCGAGGACATCCGGTGCGCGCCGTACGCCACGTTCGGCACGGAGGAGCTGTCGCGCTACGCGGTGGAGGCGCTGGAGGGACGCAAGGCGTGCCTGCTGGCGAACCACGGCATGCTCGCCCTGGGCGCGGACCTGGAGGGCGCCTACAAGCTGGCGGTGGAGGTGGAGACGCTGGCGGCCATGTACTGGCGCGCGCTCCAGGTGGGCGAGCCCGTGCTGCTGGACAAGGCGGAGATGGCCCGCGTGCTCGAGAAGTTCAAGACGTACGGCCAGCAGCCGGAGCCCAGGGGCTGA